One genomic segment of Virgibacillus doumboii includes these proteins:
- a CDS encoding fatty acid--CoA ligase family protein: MNITVQLSITAKENPQKTAYIFQDNETSYIELEGAVTKFASRLQQMGYKKGDHIALVVGNSPYYIIGLYGALRLGAVVIPINPLYTPTEMAYILKNGDVKGIITMDKLLEKFEAISDQLPNARHYIACDSGKGVSLENSSLSAKLKSFSQMVEEGSLEFDVPEQDDDDTAIILYTSGTTGKPKGAMLSHKNIYSNAKDVADYLTINGEDRVIAALPMFHVFCLTVALNAPLMNGGTVLVMPKFSPQEVFRIATEHKATVFAGVPTMYNYLLQSGAEHTADFAGVRLCISGGAAMPVALLKEFEKVFQVKVSEGYGLSEASPVTCFNPLNRPRKPGSIGQSIINVENKVVNEFGEEVSAGEVGELIVRGPNVMKGYYKLDEETAIALNDGWLHTGDMARMDDEGYFYIVDRKKDMILVGGYNVYPREVEEVLYDHPGVAEAAVIGTPDSETGESVLSFIVKKDPGLTEDALMEYCKAHLAKYKAPSSIAFLDELPKNTTGKILRKNLREKVKQ; encoded by the coding sequence GTGAATATAACAGTACAATTATCGATTACCGCCAAAGAGAATCCACAGAAAACCGCCTACATATTTCAGGATAATGAGACGAGCTATATAGAGTTGGAGGGAGCAGTAACGAAATTTGCTTCCCGTTTGCAGCAGATGGGGTACAAAAAAGGAGACCATATCGCTCTGGTAGTCGGAAACAGCCCATATTATATCATTGGTTTGTATGGAGCACTGCGTCTTGGTGCAGTTGTCATACCGATTAATCCTTTATACACACCGACCGAAATGGCTTATATCCTGAAAAATGGTGATGTTAAAGGGATTATAACGATGGATAAATTGTTGGAAAAATTTGAAGCGATTTCTGATCAATTACCAAATGCCCGGCATTACATAGCATGTGATAGTGGTAAAGGTGTTTCACTTGAGAACAGTTCATTATCAGCAAAATTGAAATCGTTTTCGCAGATGGTCGAAGAGGGCAGCCTGGAATTTGATGTCCCTGAGCAGGATGATGATGATACAGCGATAATCCTGTATACATCCGGAACAACAGGCAAACCAAAAGGTGCCATGCTTTCTCATAAAAATATTTATTCAAATGCAAAGGATGTAGCCGACTATTTAACAATAAACGGTGAAGACCGTGTGATTGCAGCTTTACCAATGTTTCATGTTTTCTGTTTGACGGTTGCACTGAATGCACCATTGATGAATGGCGGGACAGTACTTGTGATGCCGAAGTTTTCACCACAGGAAGTATTTAGAATTGCAACAGAACATAAGGCAACTGTTTTTGCAGGTGTCCCAACAATGTATAACTATTTATTACAAAGCGGGGCAGAACATACAGCTGATTTTGCTGGAGTCAGGTTATGTATTTCAGGCGGAGCTGCAATGCCTGTTGCTTTATTAAAAGAATTTGAAAAAGTATTCCAGGTAAAAGTTTCAGAAGGCTACGGTTTGTCTGAAGCGTCACCGGTTACATGCTTTAATCCATTGAATCGTCCGAGAAAGCCTGGTTCAATCGGACAAAGCATCATCAATGTTGAAAATAAGGTTGTCAATGAATTCGGTGAAGAAGTTTCCGCCGGTGAAGTTGGTGAGTTGATCGTTCGCGGACCAAATGTCATGAAAGGCTATTATAAACTCGATGAAGAAACGGCAATTGCCTTGAATGATGGATGGCTTCACACCGGGGATATGGCACGCATGGATGATGAAGGTTACTTTTATATCGTTGACCGGAAAAAAGACATGATTCTTGTTGGCGGCTACAATGTTTACCCGCGTGAAGTGGAAGAAGTATTGTATGATCATCCTGGTGTTGCCGAAGCAGCAGTTATTGGGACTCCTGATTCGGAAACAGGTGAATCTGTTCTTTCCTTTATTGTGAAAAAAGATCCGGGATTGACTGAAGATGCTCTGATGGAGTACTGCAAAGCGCATCTGGCAAAATATAAAGCTCCATCCAGCATAGCGTTTTTGGACGAGCTTCCGAAAAATACTACGGGGAAAATTTTGCGTAAAAACTTACGCGAGAAAGTGAAACAGTAG
- a CDS encoding lipoate--protein ligase, which produces MKFIDNQGITDPMINLAIEEYILENFGEKDTYLLFYVNKPSIIIGRNQNSVEEINTEYVDKNNIKVVRRLSGGGAVYHDEQNLNFSFITKDDGESFQNFKKFTQPMVDALNKLGVPAEMQGRNDLAVKGRKISGNAMFSTRGRMFSHGTLMLDSEIENVVSALNVRKEKIESKGIKSIRSRVANISEFLDEKITMDEFKNIILRYVFDVEDVKDVPQYKLTEEDWENIKKISEERYQKWEWNYGKSPKFNVQESHKFDGGLVDVRLDVKNGIIENCKIYGDFFGMGQISELEDKLTGVRHNRQAIEDALEDTDVSYYLGRISKEEFVSLLY; this is translated from the coding sequence ATGAAGTTCATTGATAATCAGGGAATAACAGATCCAATGATTAATTTAGCAATTGAAGAATATATTTTGGAAAACTTTGGTGAAAAAGATACATATTTATTATTTTATGTAAACAAGCCGTCCATTATTATAGGCAGAAACCAGAATTCTGTCGAGGAAATCAATACGGAATATGTCGATAAAAATAACATCAAAGTTGTTCGTCGTCTTTCAGGTGGCGGGGCAGTTTACCATGATGAACAAAACCTGAACTTCAGTTTTATTACGAAAGATGATGGGGAAAGCTTCCAAAACTTTAAAAAGTTCACCCAGCCAATGGTGGATGCATTAAATAAATTAGGGGTACCTGCAGAAATGCAGGGGAGAAATGACCTTGCAGTTAAAGGACGTAAAATTTCAGGCAATGCAATGTTTTCAACACGCGGCCGCATGTTCAGTCACGGAACATTAATGCTCGATTCAGAAATAGAAAATGTTGTTTCAGCATTAAATGTACGTAAGGAAAAAATTGAGTCAAAAGGTATCAAATCAATTCGCAGCCGTGTAGCAAATATTTCTGAGTTTCTGGATGAAAAAATTACGATGGATGAGTTTAAAAATATTATCCTTCGCTATGTTTTTGATGTGGAAGATGTAAAAGATGTTCCACAATATAAACTAACAGAAGAGGATTGGGAAAATATCAAAAAGATTTCTGAAGAACGTTACCAGAAATGGGAATGGAATTACGGTAAATCACCTAAGTTTAATGTTCAGGAATCACATAAATTTGACGGAGGACTTGTGGACGTTCGTCTGGATGTGAAAAATGGGATTATTGAAAACTGTAAAATCTATGGAGATTTCTTCGGCATGGGTCAAATCAGTGAATTGGAAGACAAGCTGACGGGTGTACGTCATAATCGACAAGCAATTGAAGATGCACTCGAAGATACAGATGTTTCATATTATCTGGGAAGGATTTCAAAAGAAGAATTTGTTAGTCTGTTATATTAA
- a CDS encoding MBL fold metallo-hydrolase, translating into MKVTIIGFWGGYPAPGGATSAYLVEKDGFSLMVDAGSGSLSKVQHYKNIMDIDAVVLSHYHNDHIADIGVLQYAWLVNSFITERKEILPIYGHAEDVHGLKSLTHECTEGIAYDPNETLEVGPFSITFLKTDHPVPCYGMRITDGDSTIVYTADTSYKQKWHDFAKNADLLITDCNFYEEQDGSKAGHMNSKDGAVIANGADVKELILSHLPQYGDNGNLIREASNYFKGKIQLATEGLVWEKSR; encoded by the coding sequence ATGAAGGTAACAATAATAGGTTTTTGGGGTGGGTATCCCGCTCCAGGTGGTGCAACATCGGCATATTTAGTTGAGAAAGATGGTTTTTCATTAATGGTTGATGCAGGAAGCGGCTCATTGTCCAAAGTGCAACATTACAAAAATATAATGGACATTGATGCGGTAGTATTATCGCATTATCATAACGATCATATTGCCGATATTGGTGTGCTGCAGTATGCCTGGCTGGTAAATTCATTTATAACAGAGAGAAAGGAAATTTTGCCAATCTATGGACATGCTGAGGATGTGCATGGGCTTAAATCACTGACACACGAATGTACGGAAGGAATTGCTTATGATCCAAATGAAACATTGGAGGTTGGTCCGTTTTCCATTACTTTTTTGAAAACAGATCACCCTGTTCCGTGCTATGGGATGCGGATTACCGATGGTGACAGTACCATCGTTTATACGGCAGACACTTCCTACAAGCAGAAATGGCACGATTTTGCAAAAAACGCTGATCTGCTGATAACTGATTGCAATTTTTATGAAGAGCAGGATGGGTCAAAAGCCGGTCATATGAACAGCAAAGATGGAGCAGTTATTGCCAATGGGGCTGATGTAAAAGAACTGATTTTAAGCCATCTGCCACAATACGGAGATAACGGCAATCTCATCAGGGAAGCCAGTAATTATTTTAAAGGTAAGATTCAACTGGCAACAGAAGGACTGGTATGGGAAAAAAGTCGTTAA
- the yhfH gene encoding protein YhfH yields the protein MINVVEFFRNLPKKKCHNCGHAMHEKADCYGNLCDECDHPAR from the coding sequence ATGATTAACGTTGTTGAGTTCTTCAGGAATTTACCTAAGAAAAAATGCCATAACTGCGGTCACGCCATGCATGAGAAAGCAGACTGCTATGGTAACCTGTGTGACGAATGTGATCATCCAGCAAGATAA
- the pepF gene encoding oligoendopeptidase F yields MTTKTKRWTRSEVPTEQTWDLTDLFATDEEWEKELSAIKANVSDVTQYKGRLTSSAGTLLNGLKALENFEKRLVRVATYANLKGGADGTDPDNQGNLARVSSALAAIDAKLSFVESELLQLPDKAINQFISDEPELKTYQKMLEDIMEKKPHTLAPEMEETLAALSEVHKAPYMIYQRSKSSDMQFNSIKDNNGEELPMSAALFEDRYELSADTDIRRKAYDSFINTLDQYKNTYAATYATEVTKQVTMARLRSYNSVTDMLLQSQQVTKEMYHNQLDVIQKELAPHMRRFVKLKKEKLGLDELHFSDLKAPLDPEFNPETTYEEATSTILEALKVMGPEYSEIMKKGVSDRWVDQADNVGKSTGAFCASPYGVHPYILITWTDNMRGAFVLAHELGHAGHFYLAGKNQSLVNTRPSTYFVEAPSTMNELLLADHLLAKTDDKRMKRWVISSLLGTYYHNFVTHLLEGEFQRRVYALAEEGTPLTASVLSQQKKEALENFWGSTVSIDEGAGLTWMRQPHYYMGLYPYTYSAGLTVSTAMAKKIREEGQPAVDQWLSVLKAGGSMKPQDLIKKAGIDMSKPDVIKEAVAYVGELVDELEKSYE; encoded by the coding sequence ATGACAACGAAAACCAAGCGTTGGACACGATCAGAAGTACCAACAGAACAAACATGGGATTTAACGGACCTTTTCGCAACCGATGAGGAGTGGGAAAAAGAGTTATCCGCTATTAAAGCAAACGTCAGTGATGTTACGCAGTACAAAGGCAGACTCACTTCAAGTGCCGGAACGTTATTAAACGGACTGAAAGCACTGGAGAACTTTGAAAAACGCCTTGTCCGTGTTGCAACATATGCCAATTTAAAAGGAGGTGCTGACGGTACAGACCCGGATAATCAAGGTAACTTAGCAAGAGTTTCATCTGCTTTGGCAGCTATTGATGCAAAGCTCTCTTTTGTTGAATCTGAGCTGCTGCAACTTCCGGATAAAGCGATTAATCAGTTCATTAGTGACGAGCCAGAATTGAAAACCTATCAAAAAATGCTCGAAGATATTATGGAGAAAAAGCCCCATACGCTCGCACCGGAAATGGAAGAAACGCTGGCAGCTCTCAGTGAAGTACATAAAGCACCATACATGATTTACCAGCGAAGCAAATCATCCGATATGCAGTTTAATTCGATTAAGGATAATAATGGAGAAGAACTCCCAATGTCCGCTGCGCTTTTCGAGGACCGATATGAACTGTCAGCAGACACAGACATCCGCAGAAAAGCGTATGATTCATTTATTAATACACTCGATCAGTACAAAAACACATATGCCGCAACCTATGCGACCGAAGTAACGAAACAGGTTACCATGGCACGGCTGCGTTCATATAATTCCGTTACTGATATGCTCCTGCAATCACAGCAGGTAACAAAGGAAATGTACCATAACCAGCTTGATGTGATACAAAAAGAGCTGGCACCACATATGCGCCGGTTTGTAAAACTGAAAAAAGAAAAACTTGGACTGGATGAGCTGCATTTCTCCGATTTAAAGGCACCGCTCGATCCGGAATTCAACCCCGAAACGACGTATGAGGAAGCAACATCAACCATTCTTGAGGCATTGAAAGTTATGGGGCCTGAATATAGCGAGATTATGAAAAAAGGTGTCAGTGATCGCTGGGTAGATCAGGCCGACAATGTTGGAAAATCAACAGGTGCTTTTTGTGCTAGTCCATATGGCGTACATCCATATATTTTAATCACCTGGACAGATAACATGCGCGGTGCATTTGTGCTGGCACACGAACTCGGTCACGCCGGTCATTTTTATCTTGCGGGTAAAAACCAGTCGCTGGTAAACACAAGACCGTCCACCTATTTTGTGGAAGCCCCATCAACGATGAATGAATTGCTGCTTGCCGATCATTTGCTTGCTAAAACAGACGACAAACGAATGAAACGATGGGTGATCAGTTCGCTGCTCGGAACGTATTATCACAACTTTGTAACACATTTGCTTGAAGGCGAATTCCAGCGCCGTGTGTACGCATTGGCTGAAGAAGGAACACCTTTAACAGCCAGTGTACTATCACAGCAAAAGAAAGAAGCACTGGAAAACTTCTGGGGTAGTACGGTGTCAATTGATGAAGGTGCAGGGTTAACATGGATGCGCCAGCCTCATTATTACATGGGATTATATCCGTATACGTATTCAGCGGGGTTAACGGTTTCCACCGCTATGGCGAAAAAAATACGGGAAGAAGGCCAGCCGGCAGTTGACCAATGGCTGTCCGTTCTGAAAGCAGGCGGGTCAATGAAACCACAGGACCTAATCAAAAAAGCCGGAATCGACATGTCCAAACCGGACGTAATTAAAGAAGCAGTCGCATATGTCGGCGAACTTGTTGATGAACTTGAAAAAAGTTACGAATAG
- the hemY gene encoding protoporphyrinogen oxidase yields MSDKKNIVIVGGGITGLSAAYYLQKEIRENNLPHDVKLVEASDRLGGKIKTLKQDGYTIERGPDSFLSRKEPGVKLVEELGMSDQLVRNGTGQSYILVNNKLHKMPKGAFMGIPVQVRPFLFSGIFSPKGKLRAGFDFVLPKGKKVADQSLGSFFRRRFGNELLENLIEPLLSGIYAGNIDDMSMMATFPNFYQLEQKHRSLIKGLQKTMPKKKNSTGKKPGMFFSFENGLESMVDKLEDVLGDEVVSLNTGVDHIEKKDHGYHLLLSNGEVSKADAIVMATPHYTLPKMFSQYDVLKELQAIPATSVANVALAFDKSAIKKDIDGTGFVVSRNSDFRITACTWTHKKWPNSTPEGKALLRCYVGRPDDQSVVDLSDREITDIVLGDLKKTMNIKQDPEFSVISRWKNAMPQYTVGHNERISHIRDQVNRELPGVYLAGSSYEGVGVPDCIGQGEKAVEEVLEFLRG; encoded by the coding sequence ATGAGTGATAAGAAAAATATTGTAATCGTAGGCGGCGGGATAACTGGTTTATCCGCTGCTTACTATTTGCAAAAAGAAATCAGGGAGAACAATCTGCCACATGATGTAAAGCTTGTCGAAGCAAGTGACAGGCTTGGCGGGAAAATTAAAACACTAAAACAGGACGGCTATACGATTGAACGCGGACCGGACTCATTTTTGTCACGGAAAGAGCCCGGAGTAAAACTTGTCGAAGAGTTAGGCATGAGTGACCAGCTTGTCCGAAATGGAACAGGCCAGTCGTATATTTTAGTCAACAATAAACTGCACAAAATGCCAAAAGGTGCTTTTATGGGTATCCCAGTGCAAGTTCGTCCATTTTTATTTTCAGGAATTTTTTCACCAAAAGGAAAGCTTCGTGCCGGATTTGATTTTGTGCTTCCTAAAGGAAAAAAGGTCGCTGATCAGTCATTGGGATCTTTCTTCCGCAGACGATTTGGAAACGAATTGCTGGAAAATTTAATTGAACCATTATTGTCGGGAATTTATGCCGGTAATATTGATGACATGAGTATGATGGCAACCTTTCCGAATTTCTATCAGTTGGAGCAGAAACATCGAAGTCTGATTAAAGGTTTGCAAAAGACAATGCCGAAGAAGAAAAATTCAACCGGTAAAAAGCCAGGCATGTTTTTTTCATTTGAAAACGGGCTCGAATCAATGGTTGATAAGCTTGAAGATGTACTGGGTGATGAGGTGGTTTCCTTAAACACCGGAGTGGATCATATTGAAAAGAAAGACCATGGCTATCATCTGTTGCTGAGTAATGGTGAAGTAAGTAAAGCGGATGCGATTGTCATGGCAACACCGCATTATACATTGCCGAAAATGTTCAGCCAGTACGATGTGCTTAAGGAATTACAGGCTATCCCTGCAACATCGGTTGCGAATGTTGCACTGGCTTTTGATAAATCAGCAATTAAAAAAGATATTGACGGCACCGGGTTTGTTGTTTCACGGAACAGTGATTTTCGGATTACCGCCTGTACATGGACACACAAAAAATGGCCAAACTCCACACCCGAAGGAAAAGCATTATTGCGATGCTATGTTGGCCGTCCTGACGATCAGAGTGTCGTTGATCTAAGCGACAGGGAGATTACAGATATCGTTCTGGGTGATCTGAAAAAAACAATGAATATCAAGCAGGACCCTGAATTCAGTGTAATTAGCCGGTGGAAAAACGCAATGCCACAATATACAGTGGGGCACAATGAGCGAATTTCTCATATTCGTGATCAAGTGAATCGTGAATTGCCGGGAGTATATCTCGCAGGGAGCTCGTACGAAGGAGTCGGCGTTCCCGACTGTATTGGGCAAGGTGAAAAAGCAGTCGAAGAAGTGTTGGAGTTTTTGCGCGGATAG
- the hemH gene encoding ferrochelatase: MEKKKMGLLVMAYGTPYKEEEIEPYYTHIRHGRKPSEEALQDLKDRYKAIGGISPLAKITEEQAKALEANLNATQDEIEFSVYIGLKHITPFIEDAVQQMAEDGITEAISLVLAPHYSTFSVKSYNQRANDEAEKHGIQIESVESWYDEPGFIKYWADQIDAVYDEMSPEELEKTVLIVSAHSLPEKILKDGDPYPDQLKETARLISQQTGIKDYAIGWQSEGNTPDPWLGPDVQDLTRDLYEQKGFRSFVYAPVGFIADHLEVLYDNDYECKVVCDELGANYYRPEMPNVHKQFITTLSDVVLSKVKREVHE, from the coding sequence GTGGAGAAAAAGAAAATGGGATTACTCGTAATGGCTTATGGAACTCCATATAAGGAAGAAGAAATTGAACCGTATTACACACATATCAGACATGGAAGAAAACCATCTGAAGAGGCATTACAGGATTTGAAAGACCGTTATAAAGCGATTGGCGGTATTTCTCCTTTGGCAAAAATAACGGAGGAACAGGCAAAAGCTTTAGAGGCAAACCTGAATGCAACACAGGACGAAATTGAATTTAGTGTATACATTGGTTTAAAACACATTACACCGTTTATTGAGGATGCAGTTCAGCAAATGGCAGAAGATGGTATTACAGAAGCCATCTCACTTGTGCTGGCACCTCATTATTCAACTTTCAGTGTAAAATCCTATAACCAACGTGCAAACGATGAAGCTGAAAAACATGGCATTCAAATTGAATCAGTTGAAAGCTGGTATGATGAGCCAGGATTTATCAAGTATTGGGCAGATCAAATCGATGCTGTTTATGACGAGATGTCCCCTGAAGAACTTGAAAAAACAGTACTGATTGTCTCTGCTCACAGTCTGCCGGAAAAGATTTTAAAAGATGGCGATCCATATCCTGATCAGTTGAAAGAAACTGCACGGCTGATTTCCCAGCAAACAGGTATTAAGGATTATGCAATCGGCTGGCAAAGTGAAGGAAATACACCTGACCCATGGCTTGGACCGGATGTACAGGACTTAACGCGGGATTTATACGAACAAAAAGGATTTCGCTCATTTGTCTATGCCCCGGTAGGTTTTATTGCTGACCACCTGGAAGTTCTTTATGACAATGATTATGAATGTAAAGTTGTTTGTGACGAACTTGGTGCAAATTATTACCGTCCGGAGATGCCGAATGTTCATAAGCAATTCATAACTACTTTATCCGATGTTGTATTATCCAAAGTAAAGCGTGAAGTGCATGAGTGA
- the hemE gene encoding uroporphyrinogen decarboxylase, whose protein sequence is MSKKINDTIIRAYNGEQTDYTPAWYMRQAGRSQKEYRKLKEKYSLFEITHQPELCAYVTRLPVEHYNVDAAILYKDIMSPLPALGVEVEIKSGIGPVIDNPVTSFQDVEKLGEINPKNDVPYVLETIRLLSEEQLEVPLIGFSGAPFTLASYMIEGGPSKNYAKTKALMYRDPDTWFALMDKLADMTIAYVTAQIEAGAKAIQIFDSWVGALSAADYRIYIKPVMNRIFGELRKENVPLIVFGVGASHLLLEWDDLPVDVIGLDWRTSITQARQMGVTKTLQGNLDPAILLSNWQTIEKKTKSILDESAEQQGGHVFNLGHGVTPDVNPETLKKLTELVHTYSKR, encoded by the coding sequence ATGTCAAAAAAGATCAATGATACGATTATTAGAGCGTATAACGGTGAACAAACGGATTATACGCCGGCATGGTATATGCGACAGGCTGGACGATCGCAAAAAGAATACCGGAAACTGAAAGAAAAATACTCGTTATTTGAGATTACACATCAGCCGGAACTTTGTGCATATGTCACACGATTGCCTGTTGAGCATTACAATGTTGATGCAGCTATTTTATACAAAGATATCATGTCTCCACTGCCGGCACTCGGTGTTGAAGTGGAAATTAAATCGGGGATTGGACCGGTAATTGACAATCCGGTAACAAGTTTTCAGGATGTGGAAAAACTTGGTGAAATCAACCCGAAAAATGATGTACCATATGTATTGGAAACGATTCGCTTGTTAAGTGAAGAGCAACTGGAGGTTCCATTGATTGGTTTCAGCGGGGCGCCATTCACGCTGGCAAGCTATATGATTGAAGGCGGTCCGTCAAAAAATTATGCGAAAACAAAAGCGCTAATGTATCGTGATCCCGATACATGGTTTGCGTTGATGGATAAACTTGCAGATATGACGATTGCATATGTGACTGCACAAATCGAAGCCGGTGCAAAAGCAATTCAAATTTTTGATTCATGGGTAGGGGCGCTAAGTGCTGCGGACTACCGTATCTATATTAAGCCTGTCATGAATCGCATTTTTGGTGAATTGAGGAAGGAGAACGTTCCATTAATTGTCTTCGGCGTAGGGGCAAGTCACTTACTGCTTGAATGGGATGACCTGCCGGTTGATGTTATCGGCCTCGACTGGCGTACATCAATCACTCAGGCACGGCAAATGGGTGTTACGAAAACATTGCAAGGTAATCTGGACCCTGCGATTTTACTTTCAAACTGGCAGACAATCGAGAAAAAAACAAAATCGATACTGGATGAATCAGCAGAACAGCAAGGTGGTCATGTTTTTAATCTGGGACATGGGGTAACACCGGATGTTAACCCGGAAACATTGAAAAAACTGACAGAACTTGTTCATACTTATTCTAAACGATAA
- a CDS encoding transglycosylase domain-containing protein: MKKVKWLFLSFVFIIVLGIIGYGIILFGGSLVVDEEDLILDATTTIETGEGEIIGELYNENRIPVSIKEIPDHVQNAFVAIEDRRFYDHAGVDFQSVVRAVYRDIIAMAKVEGASTITQQLAKNLFLHNDKTWMRKTKEVMAAIHLEREFSKKRILELYLNEIYFGHGVYGVEAASQKFFSKSVEDLNLAEGALLAGLAKAPNGYSPIDHPEKAKARRNIVLQAMDGTGEISTEKRVQVQGKSLGLQVKERKPNPWADSYIDLVLQEAEDKFQLPIDELKRGGYRIVVNMNENAQQIAYEQFKNGDYFPGNKPGAQGAFVMVEQGSGKIAAAIGGRDYQLGNLNRVTVKRQPGSTMKPIAVYGPAMMKETFQPYTLVRDQKVEINGYTATNYDGEYSGAVSIYEALVESKNAPSVWLLNQIGIPYAKDYLNKMNITIPDKGLAIALGGLSEGLTPLQMAESYHTFASGGEAIDAAAIDRIFSQQGKVIFEGKAETTEVFSPQVAWNMTSILSSTVKEGTAAAGEYSKALAGKTGSTEHPHAVGQVKDAWFVGYTPNYVTALWMGYDKSDKEHYLTAGSKFPTRLTKSILTELDKQEILTAAFQKPDNVNDLPQPINLPTKITLSADYSFGGLSLFKGKLDWNDAEDERVVYHVYREEPGIDERIAEVKGRTDFTIKGFNLFRSSSYYVVPFNPLTKLEGKKSNTVELSI; this comes from the coding sequence ATGAAAAAAGTGAAATGGCTTTTTCTTTCATTCGTTTTTATTATAGTTTTGGGAATAATAGGTTATGGAATCATTTTATTCGGTGGGAGCCTTGTTGTCGATGAAGAGGATTTAATTCTTGATGCAACGACAACAATTGAAACAGGTGAAGGGGAAATCATTGGTGAATTATATAATGAAAATCGCATTCCGGTTAGTATAAAAGAAATACCGGATCATGTTCAGAACGCATTTGTTGCGATTGAAGACAGACGATTTTACGATCATGCAGGTGTTGATTTTCAATCTGTTGTACGGGCTGTTTATCGTGATATTATTGCGATGGCAAAGGTGGAAGGTGCAAGTACGATTACCCAGCAGCTCGCCAAAAATTTGTTTTTGCATAATGATAAAACCTGGATGCGCAAAACAAAAGAAGTGATGGCTGCCATCCACCTGGAACGTGAATTTTCCAAAAAGAGAATCCTGGAACTGTATCTGAATGAGATCTATTTTGGCCATGGTGTATACGGGGTTGAGGCTGCATCACAGAAGTTCTTTTCCAAGTCAGTTGAAGATTTGAACCTGGCTGAAGGAGCACTTTTGGCGGGACTTGCCAAAGCACCAAACGGGTATTCACCGATTGATCATCCGGAAAAAGCAAAAGCACGCAGAAATATTGTGTTGCAGGCGATGGATGGTACAGGTGAAATTTCGACAGAGAAACGAGTGCAGGTCCAGGGTAAATCACTCGGTTTGCAGGTAAAAGAAAGAAAACCCAATCCCTGGGCTGACAGCTATATTGATCTGGTTTTGCAGGAAGCAGAAGATAAATTTCAATTACCGATTGATGAACTGAAGCGGGGCGGGTATCGGATTGTTGTCAATATGAATGAAAACGCCCAACAAATTGCCTATGAGCAATTTAAAAATGGGGATTATTTCCCAGGCAATAAACCAGGCGCTCAGGGTGCATTTGTGATGGTTGAACAAGGGTCAGGCAAAATAGCAGCAGCGATTGGCGGCCGGGACTATCAACTGGGTAATCTGAACCGTGTAACTGTAAAACGACAACCCGGATCAACCATGAAGCCGATTGCTGTTTACGGACCGGCTATGATGAAAGAAACGTTTCAGCCGTATACGTTAGTACGGGACCAAAAAGTGGAAATTAATGGTTATACCGCAACCAATTATGATGGTGAGTATAGTGGTGCAGTATCCATCTATGAGGCATTGGTAGAGTCAAAGAATGCACCGTCTGTATGGCTGCTGAATCAGATTGGTATTCCCTATGCCAAAGATTACTTAAATAAAATGAACATTACAATTCCTGATAAAGGATTGGCAATCGCACTTGGCGGATTATCAGAAGGATTAACACCATTGCAAATGGCTGAAAGTTACCATACGTTTGCTAGTGGCGGTGAAGCGATTGATGCCGCTGCGATTGACCGGATTTTCAGCCAGCAGGGGAAAGTTATTTTTGAAGGAAAGGCAGAAACGACTGAGGTGTTCAGTCCGCAAGTTGCCTGGAATATGACAAGCATACTAAGCAGTACGGTTAAAGAAGGCACAGCAGCTGCCGGCGAATACTCAAAAGCACTTGCCGGAAAGACAGGCTCAACCGAGCATCCGCATGCAGTGGGACAGGTGAAGGATGCATGGTTTGTTGGCTATACCCCAAACTATGTGACTGCTTTATGGATGGGTTATGATAAATCAGATAAAGAGCATTACTTAACGGCAGGCAGCAAATTCCCAACAAGGCTCACAAAATCCATTCTGACCGAATTGGACAAGCAGGAAATCCTGACAGCGGCATTTCAGAAGCCTGACAATGTTAATGATTTGCCACAGCCAATTAATCTGCCAACAAAAATAACTTTAAGTGCGGATTATTCATTCGGCGGGTTGTCATTATTTAAAGGGAAGTTGGATTGGAACGATGCTGAAGATGAACGGGTTGTTTACCATGTTTACCGTGAAGAGCCCGGTATTGACGAACGAATTGCTGAAGTGAAAGGGAGAACAGATTTCACAATTAAGGGATTCAATCTTTTTAGATCTTCCAGCTACTATGTTGTTCCTTTTAATCCTTTGACAAAACTCGAAGGAAAAAAGTCGAACACGGTGGAGCTTTCAATATAA